Part of the Candidatus Eisenbacteria bacterium genome, CTTCGGGGCACGTGCTCGAGCAGAAGCCGCGCAAGCTCCGGCAGTCCTGTGACCATCGCCGACACGCGCACGGTCGATCCGGAGTGAAGTCCAATCGCGAACCACTTCATCAATGTGTTGTATCGCACCTCTCTCACATCCGACCAGGCGAACGGGCGCCGCCGTCCGAACATGCTTCGATGCTCCATCCCCAGCTCCGAAACTCGATGGCGGCCGAAGAAGTACTCGAGGACCATCGTCGACGACGCGAGCGCAAACACCAGGAACGTCAGCGTGGTCCAGATCGTCGTCGTGCGATTCCGCCCGATGGTGTTCGAGATCACGGTGATGCCGCCAAAGAACACCACGCCGATCAACCCGAGCACGAGGATGCTCGTGGGGGGCTCGAGCCTTCGCGTCCCGGACTGCGGACGCGTG contains:
- a CDS encoding DUF6560 family protein, giving the protein MTRPWWIPVLQWALWLVVMASVMAWVGRSRSRTRPQSGTRRLEPPTSILVLGLIGVVFFGGITVISNTIGRNRTTTIWTTLTFLVFALASSTMVLEYFFGRHRVSELGMEHRSMFGRRRPFAWSDVREVRYNTLMKWFAIGLHSGSTVRVSAMVTGLPELARLLLEHVPR